A stretch of DNA from Silvanigrella paludirubra:
GCAAATTCACTATATAATTCTTCTTGATTTGAATCATTATCATTTAATGGTGGTCTAACAGGAACTTTTTTCATTTGTAATTTACAAATAAACATGTCACCTTGTTTTTTTGCATAAAGAAACGAATTTGGTGGCAATTGAATAATATTTTGATAAGGTGTACGAATAGGTTCGTATAAGCCAACAAATTGTCTTAAAAACCCTTCTTTATTCCATTTTTTGGGAATGGAAAGGCCTTTTATTTCGCTTGAAAATTGAATGGACGGTGTTTTAAATAAATATGAATCTTTTGCTGTAGAAAATATATTTGTTTGTACATCTTCTAATGCTAAAAATAATGGTTTTACTCCGAAAGGATCTCTCATTGCAATCAATTCTGTTCCATCTGTATTACAAATGACAAAACTATATTCACCTTCAATATATTTTTCTATTTCCAGACCGTAGTTTAAAAATCCTTCTAATATAGTTTCTGTATCGCTTTTGGTTTCAAATTTGTAACCTTGCTCAGCTGTAATTTTTTTTCTTAAAATATTATGATTGTAAATCTCTCCGTTGAAAACAATAACCCATTTTTTATTTTTACTTAACATAGGCTGAAAATTTGAGGCTATATCTAAAAATGCTAATCTAAAATGAGCAAGTAATAAATTATCAAATTCAGCTTTTCGCATAGGTTCATTGCCTCTATGTTTTACATTAGAGGCATTCGCAAAAAATTTTGCTTTAAAGTCTGCACTTGATGAAAAGATACTCGTCGAATTAAAAATAACGCCAGAATATCCGCACATATTTTCCTACTTTTTAGATGTTTCCTTAGCAAGTCTAGCAAGTATAGCAAGTGAGCGCGTAACAGGATTATTCCCTAAGTCATTTTCAATATTAGGGTTTAATATAATTTCTTTCCACAAAGCAAATTCAGATGAAACCTCTTGCTGTGAAGAAGAATTCTGGATCTGCGCTTGAAATCTCGCTTCTGCATTTGCGTATTGCATTGCTTCTGTTCTTGTTAAACGTGATACTAAGTGTAATGCATATAATGATTCGGTGCGACTTGCAAAAAAAGGAGATTTTTTTCTCATGGAACGTGCTAAAAATTCCACATAGTCATAGTGCGGTTTCGATGGTTCAAAATTTTCTAGTAAAGTTTCTCTATATACTTTTTCTAATAAAGCAAAAGAATATTCCTGTAACCATAATGCAGGTGCAGTTTGGAAGATAGTAGCACAGTAAGTGCTGCCGCCTTCAATAACCCAAGCAGGAGGTTCTCTTAGGCTTGCATCCCAAATATGGGCGGCTAAAGTACGAATCCATCTCCATTGAACCCGTTTAAAGAAACGGCTTTCTTCATTTTGCAATGGCATTTCGACAGCCCAATTTGCAATATATTTGGAGACGTAATTATTATCTTTTTCTGTTAACTTAACTAATATTGGGAATATATGTTGGGTTAATAAAATAGATTTATCAATTAAACTAGGCTCATTGTCATGATTTTTTTGAATAGGGTGAGTTGCTAAAAACGAAAAATCTTTTTGAATGGCGCGAATAAGACCACGAATGATTTGTATTTGTGTTCCCGCACTTTCTGCGGCAAATTTTATTGCGCTTACAAAACTTTCTGAGCATTCATCGTGTAAAACCACTTCAACAAGAGCTTTTTCAAATATCCATTCTATAATAAAGCCAATTTTAAATTCCGATGCTTTATTAATTTTAAAAATATCTAAAACTGTTTTTAAATGTTTGATTCTTCCTGATGTTCCGTTAATGGATGGATTCGTTTTATAATAAAATGTTCCGTTACGTAATAGATGATCATCCGATGATTTTAAAATAATATTTACCATTTCTAGTGGTTCGGGGCGAACTGTAGCTACAGTTGTTTCATTTGTATAATCATTGGGAGACATAAGCATAAAACGAAGTTGCTGGAAATGGGGCGAGTTTCTCATTAGCTTTGCTAATGTTGGATTTGTTGTTTTAATTAGAACCGTTAAACTGGATTTGTCATCTAAGTTAACTTGTTTTCTTTCATGGAAAAAAGTTAAAACTTTTTCAGATAAACTTTCTATCAATTTATCAATTTTAACTGGATTTTGAGCTTCGTTTTGAATGTTCTTTTGCAGATAACGAAGCAAGGCTCTTAAAGAGCCTGATGCGGCTTTAAAGGATAAAAATTCGGGAAACTGAGGATGTGTTGCGAGGTAAAAGACGAGGTCGCTACAATCCTCAGTAGAGTTTGCTTGAGTAACGGCTTCTAAAATGCCATTACATGTAGCGGTATTTAAAAGATGCGACGGAACATGCGACTCAAATATTTGTGCTCGCAGAACATCGGCTATTGTCTGTGGAGAGATTTTTCTTTCCACAAAACCCATTAACATATGAGAAACAATTCCATCAGTGGATTGCTGTTCTGCACTCATTTGAAATTCGTTGCGCAGATTCTTCATTGTTATCTTGACTCCTGACCATAAGTTAGTGTTACCCTGTGTTCCCGTGTCGAAACAAGATTGTCGAACGGAGTAAGTCTAATGCAATATAACGATAGTAAGGCCCCTAAGCGGTTCTCTCAACACCCTGTTAAATATATATTCGTTACCGGCGGAGTCGTCTCCAGCATAGGTAAAGGTCTTGCTGCAGCAAGCATAGGAGCTCTTCTTGAGACACGTGGTTTACGTGTAGCAATGACTAAAATGGATCCTTATATCAATGTAGATCCAGGCACCATGTCTCCTTTCCAACATGGAGAAGTTTTTGTTACCGATGACGGAGCAGAAACTGACCTCGATTTAGGTCACTATCAACGTTTTACCAAGGCAAATCTTGCAAAACGAAATAGTTTCACCTCGGGACAAGTCTACGATACGGTCATCAATAAAGAGCGCCGTGGTGACTACCTTGGAGGAACAGTACAAGTTATTCCTCACATTACAGATCAAATCAAAGCAAACATCATTACAGCTTCTGAAGGAGCTGATGTTTCGATCGTGGAAATTGGCGGTACGATTGGCGATATTGAAAGCCTACCATTTCTCGAAGCCATTCGCCAGTTCCGCAATGATGTTGGCAAAGAAAATTCTATTTTTATCCATGTAACATTAGTTCCTTACATCCGAGCTGCTGGGGAATTAAAAACAAAACCAACCCAGCATTCCGTAAAAGAGCTTCGTTCTATTGGAATTCAGCCTGACATTTTAATTTGCCGAGCTGATCAGCCAATGGCGCAAGATGTTCGCATGAAAATCTCAACTTTCTGTAATTTACCAAAAGAAAGCGTTTTTGAAGCTCTTGATGCAGATAGTATTTATAAAATGCCTATTATTTATCATGAGCAGAGAATGGATGCTCGTATTGTAGAATTATTGGGCATTTGGACAGCGCAGCCAAATTTAGATGAATGGAATCGCATTATTGAATGCATAGAAAGACCAAAACACCATCTTAAAATTGCTGTAGTTGGAAAATATATGGGAACAAGAGATTCCTATAAATCTGTTTATGAAGCACTAACTCATGCAGGTATTGCAAACGAATCTCATGTTAAAATTGTAGGAATTGACTCCGAACAATTAACATCAGCAAATACAAAAGAAATGTTGTCTGAATTTGATGCCATTTTAGTTCCAGGTGGGTTTGGGGATCGTGGTGTTTTAGGCAAAATGCAAGCAATTCAATACGCTCGTGAAAATGATGTTCCATTCTTTGGAATTTGTTTAGGAATGCAGCTAGCTTGTTTAGAATATGCAAAAAATGCTTTAGGCATTCTTGATGCTACTTCAGAAGAATTTGATTCCAATGCTAAAAATAAGATCATCCACTTGATGGAAAGTCAGCAAGGTATTGGTAAAAAAGGAGGCAGTATGCGTCTAGGTGCTTACGATTGTCTTGTGCGCCGTAATACGAAAGCATTTGATGCATATCATTCCGATAGGGTCAGTGAAAGACACCGCCACCGTTATGAATTTAATTTAGACTTTAAAAAACGTTTTGAAGATTCTGGATTTATCATTTCAGGGGAAAGTCCAGATGGTACCTTAGTTGAAATGATGGAATTGGAAAATCATATTTGGTTTTTAGCATGTCAAGCTCACCCCGAATTAAAAAGTAGACCTATTGCACCACATCCTCTTTTTAGAGACTTTATTGCGGCAGCATTGGTAAACTCAAAAAGAAAAGAGGAGATAAATACTTAATGCCAAAAATTCGAAATTTTGAAAAATCTATTGAAATAATGGAAAGAAGCCGCAAGGTATTTCCTGGTGGTGTGAATTCTCCTGTAAGATCTTTTCGTTCAGTTGGAGGATCTCCAATCGTTTTTTCTCATGGAATGGGAAAAAATTTATTTGATGTAGATGGAAATCGTTACGTTGATTTTTGTTCTTCATGGGGTCCACTCATTCTTGGGTATTCACACCCATCCCTTATTTCTGCGATGCAAGAGCAACTTCAAAAAGCTGTTACTTTTGGAGCTCCTTCTGATCTCGAAGTTCGTTTGGCAGAAAAAGTGCAAAACTGGATCCCTGGTATTGAAATGATGCGTTTCGTTAGTAGCGGAACAGAGGCAACAATGAGTGCTGTTAGAGCTGCGCGAGCTGTTACAAAACGTAACAAGTTTGTTAAGTTTGAAGGCTGTTACCATGGCCATGCAGATCAATTTTTAGTGAAAGCAGGAAGTGGTCTTGCTACTTTAGGTAATACAAGTTCAGCAGGCGTTCCTTCAGGAACAACTCAAGATACTTTAACTGCAATATATAATAGCGAAGAAAGTATTCATGAAATATTTTGTCAATATGGAAATGATATTGCGGCAGTTATTATTGAACCTGTAGCAGCAAATATGGGTCTTGTTTTACCAAAACCTGGTTATCTTGAATTTTTACGTAAAGTAACAAAAGAAAATGGAACCGTTCTTATATTTGACGAAGTGATGACTGGATTTCGTTTGTCAAAAGGTGGAGCTGCTAGTTACTTTCAAGTTCAGCCTGATCTTTGGACATTTGGAAAAATTATTGGTGGTGGTATTCCTGCAGCAGCTTATGGTGGTAAAAAAGAAATTATGCAAATGATTTCTCCATTAGGCGATGCTTACCAAGCTGGTACTTTATCTGGAAATCCATTAGCTATGGTTGCAGGTTATGCAACACTAAGCGAAATAGAAAATCAAAATGCTTTTGAAAAGCTTGAAAGTCTTGGTAAATATCTTGATTCCTTAGTTCAAAAAGAATTAACTCCTTTTATTGAAAAGTCGAAAGTTTGTTTCGTTCGAATAGAGTCTTTCTTTTGTTTCTTTTTTGGAACAAACCGTGCGCCAAATAATTTTGATGAAGTTTCTAAAACTGATATGAAGTTATTTAATAAAGTGTATCATGAATGGATTCAAAATGGAATTTACTTAGGACCAAGTGGTTATGAAGTTGGTTTTTTGAGTGCTTGTATTGAATATGAAGATTTAGATCTGATGGTCTCTATAGTAAAGAATGTATTAAATACCGAAGATTAAATCTTCGGTTTTTTTAAAGGGAAAATCATTTCATGTTAACTTCTGAATTGTTACAAGGTGTCATTTGTTTTTCTTCACTCTCTATTTGGATTTTTTCTAAAAAAGAAATTTCTATCGCAATAGCAATAGGCTTTTCCTTTTTAACGTTTTTTATGGGATTTATTTCTTATCCTTCTTTATTACTTATCGTTTTATTTGCTTTATCATGTCATTTTTATATTAGCCTTCAAAATAAAATAATACGTTTTTTATTAACATTACTTATCGCTTTTTTTGCAGCGATAGCAATGAAAGGCGGTATTCCTTTTTCAAATCCTGTACCTATTTTTGAAGGTATAAAATTTAGCTCAATTTCTGCTCCTTTTTGGATGGGAATCAATATTGAAAAAGCGGTATGCGGAATTATTTTAACAGCATATATTATAAAAAGAGCTAAAACTTTTTCCGAATGGAAAACAATTTTTAAGGAATTTATTCCTGTATTGTTAATATTAATCATTTTATTATTTACACCGGCTATATTTACAGGATTCGTAAAATTAAATTATAAAATTCCTGATGGCATGTATTTATTTATTTTAAATAACTTATTACTAACATCTGTAGCAGAAGAAGTGTTTTTTAGAGGTTTTTTACAAAAAAAATTATTTGATATTTTTTCTATAAATTTTAAAATGAAAGAAGCCGCACCTCTTTTATCGATATTAATAACTTCAGTTATATTTGGATTAGGGCATTTATATAGTGGTGTATTAATGGCTATTTTTGCATTTATTGCAGGAATTGGATATGGCTACGCATATCAAAAATCTTGGAAACTAGAATCTGCTATTTTAGTTCATTTTGGTTTAAATATAACACACTTTATCTTTTTTACTTATCCGTATTATAAAATATAAATGTTTTTGGAGATTCTTTTTCATGATTGATAATTTAATTTGCAGAACCGTCATTCAAAGAGCAAAACATGCAGAAGTCCAAATTAATCAACAATCCCAAGGTAAAATGGAATATGGGCTTGTTCTTTTATTTGGTATCGGATTTAAAGATATATCAATGGAAATTCATGAAGAAAATGTTTCAAAAATAATAAATCAGTTTATCCCCTCATTAGAAAAACTTGCAGATAAAATTTGTTTATTAAGAATTTTTGAAGATAAAGAAGGAAAAATGAATTTATCTGTAAAAGATATTCAAGGAGGAATTTATTTAATTAGTCAATTTACTTTATTTGGGGATTGCCGAAAAGGAAATAGACCTAGTTTTACATTATCCGCAAAACCCTTACTTGCAAAACCAATGTATGATAAATTTTTAGAGATTTTAAAACAGAAAATGGACTCTTTAAATGTTTATTCTGGTATTTTTGGCGCTGAAATGAAAGTATCTTTATGTAATGACGGTCCTGTTACATTAATAATTGATTCAGGGATAAAGGGGTTTATGTGAGTTTTGATTCTCACTTTACAAATGTAAAGGCAAATTTAAGGCCATTATTATCTGTTTTTTATCCTAGCACTGTTAAGCAAAGAATATTTCTTGGAATCATATTAGGAACTATCTTTTCTTGTGTGCTTTACCATTTTTTACCTCTATTTTTTGTTCTCCCCATATTTTTTCTGTATTGTTACTTTATTTTATATATTTTAGTAGATAAACCTACACATTCTTTAATGCAATTAACCCGTCATGGTGGTTTTGATGCAGGCATAGATAGCTTGCCCATTGTAGGAAATGATGAATTTTCTCGAATTGCTAGAGCTGTTCAAGATATGGCAAAAAGAATGCGTGGCAGTATTTTAGAAGCAAGAGAACAAACTTCACGGTTAGATGAAATATTTGGAGCTATCGGGGAAGGGGTTGTAATTGTAAATCATGAAGGAAAAATTCTAAAAATCAACAATACCGTTAGAAGATGGATTGGATGGTATACTGATGTTGCAGAACGAGATGTACTTGAAGTTTTAAGAAGTGTAGAACTTTCTGCCATGATCCAAAAAATGATTTCTGAAATAAAAGGTAATCAAATCATCCAAGCACAAATTATTGAATCACTTCACTTAGATGGTCCTGAGATTCGTCGTGTTCGTGCAAAAATTGTAGCATTATATTCGGAACAACAAAATCCTGTATTGATGATATTTTTATTTGACTTAACCGATATTCACAAAGGGGAAGAAATTCGAAGAGAGTTTTTTGCCAATGTGAGTCATGAATTAAAAACACCCATTTCAGCAATAAGGGGCTATGCCGAAATTATTCAAGATATGCCTGATTTTATTAATAACGAAACAGCACAAAATTTTTTATCTGTCATCGTTCGAAATTCAGAAAATTTAACAAAATTAATTGATGAAATGCTTATCGTAACAGGTTTAGAATCGGGATCGCTTACTTTATCTATTAAACCCTATCAAATTCATGATGGCATTAGGCGTGTTGTCGAAAATATTTTACCTAAGGCGAAACAAGCTGAAGTTGAAATTTTAGCCGATGTCGATCCTGATATTGATGAAATATTTGTTGATTCTCAAAGATTCGATTCCGTATTAGTAAACTTAGTAGATAATGCTGTTAAATATAATAGACCAGGTGGTATTGTAAAAATAAGTGTTCGTAAAAATGAAACTCATCATATTATCTTTTTAGAAGATACTGGAATTGGAATTCCAAATCATTCTCGTATCCGTGCCTTTGAACGTTTTTATCGTGTTGATAAATCACATAATAGATTGGGTGGTGGTTCTGGTTTAGGACTTGCTATTGTAAAACATGTTGTACAGGCTCATGGCGGTACAATTTCTTTACGAAGTGAAGTTGGTGTAGGAAGTGTTTTTACAATTATGTTACCTATCAATCCAAGTAAAAAGAAAATTGATTTGCTTACTTCCTTTTAAAAGATATCCGTTTTTATTTTTCAAATAATATTTTTAAGAAATTAAATTTACTTTTGTTAAGGTATTTTGTTGAATTTATAATACATTGACTCAACTATCCGTTTTTGATAATGTTTGATAAATTTAATTTTATGCTGTTACTTAAAAAGCAAAGGTGACAAATATGGATCAAGACGATAAAAATTCTTTAGCTAATATAAACAGACGCGAATTCGTTTTAAAAACAGTTGTGGCCACAGGATATGCGCTAGCTGTTACTCCTGTTGCTTTTTCTGTTATAAGTACTGATTCTGAAGGCATTGAAGTCAGTGATATCCAAATTCCTGTTGGAAAATCAAAAATTCCTGGTTATTTTGCAATGCCAAAAGGCAATGGTCCTTTTCCTGTTTTATTAATTTGCCATGAAATTTTTGGAGTGCATGAACATATTAAAGATTTATGCCGTAGGTTTGCAAAACTTGGTTTTTATGCCATTGCTCCTAACTTATTTTTTAGGCAAGGCGATGTAACAAAAATAAAAGAAATTCCAGATATTATTTCTAAAGTTGTTTCAAAGGTTACAAATAAACAAGTAAACATGGATCTTGATGCTACCGTTAAATTTGCCAAATTAAATAAAAAAACTGATATATCAAAATTAAATGTAACTGGATTTTGTTGGGGTGGAAAAACAACTTGGCTATATGCAGCACATAACCCGAATATTAAATCTGCAATTGCATGGTATGGTCCTCTTGTTGGAAATCCTGGCGATAAAATGGAATTTCCTGTCAATATAGCAGCAACATTAAAAGTTCCCGTGTTAGGGCTTTATGGTGGCAAAGATGCTCGTATCACGCAAGAACATGTTGATCAAATGCAAAATGCTCTTGATAAAGGAAAAAGTGGTTCTAAAATTATTGTTTATCCTGAAGCGGAGCATGGCTTTTTCGCAGATTATAGACCAAGTTATAATAAAATGGCTGCTGATGAAGGCATTCGTGAAATGTTAAATTGGATCAAAAATCATTAAATTATTTTAATACCGTCCAATTTAATATTTTAAAATTCTTTTCTAATCTTTTCTCAAAGATTTTTTTATGTTTTTCTTTAGGACATATAATATAACGCTCCTGAGATTTAAGTAACATAGGAAGATCGGCAATATGATCACTCCAAGCACTATGCCAAATAATATTCTCACCAAGAGCATCGTGAATCCGTTTTATTTTTTCACTTTCGTAACAATTTTTTGATTTTAAAATCACCCCACCTGCATAAAAAGTAAGTTTACTTCCAATAATCAATTTAAAATGTGAGTATTTGCCATGGAGCATCCCTCTGACCCATGTTTGCCCAGATGCTGTAACTACAACTATTTCAACTCCTTCTTGTTTTAGTTTTTCAAATGTTTCAATAGCTTCTTGAAACCAAAGGGCGTTGCTTTCTGTTGCCAGTATATTTCTTAAAAATCGAGCGCATTCCCTTTTTTCTTTTCCAACCGTTAGACTCCATAAAATTAACGATTTTGCTAATGTTTTATCTAGTTTAAGAAGCCCTGTAAGAATTAAAAAAGGAGAAATCATAAGGAGAAATGGAATTCTTAAGGGTTCGCTCTTGAGGATCTTTTTTAGAAGTGTGAGGAATGAATCTTGGCAAATGAGGGTGCCGTCGAAATCAAAAAAAGCATAACGTGGGGTTTGCATAAAGTCTCCCGTTTTTAGATACCTACATGTCCTATAGGTTTGAATTTATATTTAGTTCTTAATCATAGGAAAAGTCAAAATTAGGGTAAGAAAATGGAATTTGATATTAATCAGAAAAAATACGGTAATTTTGTAGTGATAGCAGCAACGGGACTGTTTTTAACGTATCAAATTCCTGAAAAATTTTTAGATATGAAATTAGGTAAATTTTGCCTTGTTCCAATGCGCCAAGGTAAATCACTAAAAACATTTGTCGCTTTATTTATAGAATATACTGAAAAACCTGATTTTCCTTGCCAAGAAATCATAAGTTATGTTCCTTTTACAAATCAGGTTCCAGAAGTCTTAATCTCAATTATGAAATGGGTTGCTGAGTATTATTTATTTCCATTTGAACGTGTATTGCAAAATATTGCTCCTAAATTTGTTTGGAATGTAGAAAAACATACTCTCCTTTTTAAAAGATTGTCTAAATTTTTTCATATTGATGATAAAAATCATTATTATATTAATCAAGAAAATAATAAAAAAGGAATTAAAGGCGAGGCAATTTTACCTGTAAGGGAACAAATTGATTTATCAAAAGAACAAGAAAATATTTATAATCAAATTTTATTAAAACCAAATTCTGTTTGTTTATTACATGGCGTTACAGGGTCAGGTAAAACAGAAATTTATTTAAAAATTGCGCAAAAAATAATAAAAGATAACAAAACAGTCCTCATTCTTGTTCCTGAAATTGCATTAACTCCTCAAATGAGCTCGCGATTTCGTGCTGTATTTCAAAATAATTTAGCAATTTTACATTCAGGATTAACATCTAATGAATATGAAAAAGAATGGTTTAAAATTCATTTAGGATTTGTAAAAATTGTGCTTGGTGTAAGAACCTCTATTTTTACTTTATTAGAAAATATAGGACTAATTATCTTAGATGAAGAACATGATGGAAGTTATAAATCACAAGATCTGCCACCCTATCAAGCAAGAGACATTGCTGTTTTGCGTGCAAAAAAAGAAAAAGCCTTATGTATATTAGGCTCAGCTACACCTTCTGTGGAGTCAATGTATAATGCTTTACAAGGAAAGTATGAATATTTTAAACTTGAAAATAAATATTCAAATAATACCGTTGATAGTATTATAATTGATAGCAAAAAAAATATGAATTTACCTTCAAGGTTAAAAGAAGGTAATTATCCTTTAAAATCAACTCAAATATCTTTTCAAAATGATAGTATTTCATCTGAAGTTTGTTCTCTTTTAAAAGAAAAAAAAGATAAAGGTGAACAGAGTATCGTTATTATTAATAGAAGAGGATATATTAATTTCGCAATTTGTGCTGAATGTACATCCCCTTTAAAATGTCCAAGATGTTCTGTTACGACAACATTACATCAAAATGGATCCATAGAAATATGTCACTATTGTGGATACCGAGAGAATAAAAGAAAAAATTGTCCATCATGCCAGTCA
This window harbors:
- a CDS encoding HAD-IB family phosphatase; protein product: MQTPRYAFFDFDGTLICQDSFLTLLKKILKSEPLRIPFLLMISPFLILTGLLKLDKTLAKSLILWSLTVGKEKRECARFLRNILATESNALWFQEAIETFEKLKQEGVEIVVVTASGQTWVRGMLHGKYSHFKLIIGSKLTFYAGGVILKSKNCYESEKIKRIHDALGENIIWHSAWSDHIADLPMLLKSQERYIICPKEKHKKIFEKRLEKNFKILNWTVLK
- the dtd gene encoding D-aminoacyl-tRNA deacylase, translating into MIDNLICRTVIQRAKHAEVQINQQSQGKMEYGLVLLFGIGFKDISMEIHEENVSKIINQFIPSLEKLADKICLLRIFEDKEGKMNLSVKDIQGGIYLISQFTLFGDCRKGNRPSFTLSAKPLLAKPMYDKFLEILKQKMDSLNVYSGIFGAEMKVSLCNDGPVTLIIDSGIKGFM
- a CDS encoding dienelactone hydrolase family protein codes for the protein MDQDDKNSLANINRREFVLKTVVATGYALAVTPVAFSVISTDSEGIEVSDIQIPVGKSKIPGYFAMPKGNGPFPVLLICHEIFGVHEHIKDLCRRFAKLGFYAIAPNLFFRQGDVTKIKEIPDIISKVVSKVTNKQVNMDLDATVKFAKLNKKTDISKLNVTGFCWGGKTTWLYAAHNPNIKSAIAWYGPLVGNPGDKMEFPVNIAATLKVPVLGLYGGKDARITQEHVDQMQNALDKGKSGSKIIVYPEAEHGFFADYRPSYNKMAADEGIREMLNWIKNH
- the hemL gene encoding glutamate-1-semialdehyde 2,1-aminomutase, producing the protein MPKIRNFEKSIEIMERSRKVFPGGVNSPVRSFRSVGGSPIVFSHGMGKNLFDVDGNRYVDFCSSWGPLILGYSHPSLISAMQEQLQKAVTFGAPSDLEVRLAEKVQNWIPGIEMMRFVSSGTEATMSAVRAARAVTKRNKFVKFEGCYHGHADQFLVKAGSGLATLGNTSSAGVPSGTTQDTLTAIYNSEESIHEIFCQYGNDIAAVIIEPVAANMGLVLPKPGYLEFLRKVTKENGTVLIFDEVMTGFRLSKGGAASYFQVQPDLWTFGKIIGGGIPAAAYGGKKEIMQMISPLGDAYQAGTLSGNPLAMVAGYATLSEIENQNAFEKLESLGKYLDSLVQKELTPFIEKSKVCFVRIESFFCFFFGTNRAPNNFDEVSKTDMKLFNKVYHEWIQNGIYLGPSGYEVGFLSACIEYEDLDLMVSIVKNVLNTED
- a CDS encoding sensor histidine kinase encodes the protein MSFDSHFTNVKANLRPLLSVFYPSTVKQRIFLGIILGTIFSCVLYHFLPLFFVLPIFFLYCYFILYILVDKPTHSLMQLTRHGGFDAGIDSLPIVGNDEFSRIARAVQDMAKRMRGSILEAREQTSRLDEIFGAIGEGVVIVNHEGKILKINNTVRRWIGWYTDVAERDVLEVLRSVELSAMIQKMISEIKGNQIIQAQIIESLHLDGPEIRRVRAKIVALYSEQQNPVLMIFLFDLTDIHKGEEIRREFFANVSHELKTPISAIRGYAEIIQDMPDFINNETAQNFLSVIVRNSENLTKLIDEMLIVTGLESGSLTLSIKPYQIHDGIRRVVENILPKAKQAEVEILADVDPDIDEIFVDSQRFDSVLVNLVDNAVKYNRPGGIVKISVRKNETHHIIFLEDTGIGIPNHSRIRAFERFYRVDKSHNRLGGGSGLGLAIVKHVVQAHGGTISLRSEVGVGSVFTIMLPINPSKKKIDLLTSF
- a CDS encoding CTP synthase; translated protein: MQYNDSKAPKRFSQHPVKYIFVTGGVVSSIGKGLAAASIGALLETRGLRVAMTKMDPYINVDPGTMSPFQHGEVFVTDDGAETDLDLGHYQRFTKANLAKRNSFTSGQVYDTVINKERRGDYLGGTVQVIPHITDQIKANIITASEGADVSIVEIGGTIGDIESLPFLEAIRQFRNDVGKENSIFIHVTLVPYIRAAGELKTKPTQHSVKELRSIGIQPDILICRADQPMAQDVRMKISTFCNLPKESVFEALDADSIYKMPIIYHEQRMDARIVELLGIWTAQPNLDEWNRIIECIERPKHHLKIAVVGKYMGTRDSYKSVYEALTHAGIANESHVKIVGIDSEQLTSANTKEMLSEFDAILVPGGFGDRGVLGKMQAIQYARENDVPFFGICLGMQLACLEYAKNALGILDATSEEFDSNAKNKIIHLMESQQGIGKKGGSMRLGAYDCLVRRNTKAFDAYHSDRVSERHRHRYEFNLDFKKRFEDSGFIISGESPDGTLVEMMELENHIWFLACQAHPELKSRPIAPHPLFRDFIAAALVNSKRKEEINT
- the priA gene encoding replication restart helicase PriA, whose translation is MEFDINQKKYGNFVVIAATGLFLTYQIPEKFLDMKLGKFCLVPMRQGKSLKTFVALFIEYTEKPDFPCQEIISYVPFTNQVPEVLISIMKWVAEYYLFPFERVLQNIAPKFVWNVEKHTLLFKRLSKFFHIDDKNHYYINQENNKKGIKGEAILPVREQIDLSKEQENIYNQILLKPNSVCLLHGVTGSGKTEIYLKIAQKIIKDNKTVLILVPEIALTPQMSSRFRAVFQNNLAILHSGLTSNEYEKEWFKIHLGFVKIVLGVRTSIFTLLENIGLIILDEEHDGSYKSQDLPPYQARDIAVLRAKKEKALCILGSATPSVESMYNALQGKYEYFKLENKYSNNTVDSIIIDSKKNMNLPSRLKEGNYPLKSTQISFQNDSISSEVCSLLKEKKDKGEQSIVIINRRGYINFAICAECTSPLKCPRCSVTTTLHQNGSIEICHYCGYRENKRKNCPSCQSNQFLLKGIGTQNIEEQIQSLIPNLKIDRLDRDVLTSNTKLNEIIENFRIGNTDCLVGTQMLAKGHDFPKVTLVVILHVEDSLFLPDFRASERTFQLLTQAMGRAGRGEKKGTVVLQSLIIGHPVIEMSLNNKVDDFMNREISLRKIGFHPPFSRQILFEIRHRNKEKALNLSNKLKEYLVSHWKLNQFNPLKVRLAGPYSATIEKIRDEFRMQLCISSSRDYHPFILFPKEISHDKELISCLRIDVDPYSFL
- a CDS encoding CPBP family intramembrane glutamic endopeptidase produces the protein MLTSELLQGVICFSSLSIWIFSKKEISIAIAIGFSFLTFFMGFISYPSLLLIVLFALSCHFYISLQNKIIRFLLTLLIAFFAAIAMKGGIPFSNPVPIFEGIKFSSISAPFWMGINIEKAVCGIILTAYIIKRAKTFSEWKTIFKEFIPVLLILIILLFTPAIFTGFVKLNYKIPDGMYLFILNNLLLTSVAEEVFFRGFLQKKLFDIFSINFKMKEAAPLLSILITSVIFGLGHLYSGVLMAIFAFIAGIGYGYAYQKSWKLESAILVHFGLNITHFIFFTYPYYKI